CACGTGGCACTGCACCAACCGCTAATCTCGCAGAATCCGGTAACAGAATTAGTTACAGCGAGTCCAGCCTGCTTCCGAGACTCGCCACGTGGCGGAGATCGAAGGACGCAGCTCAGAGGATCCTCCTCACCGTGGAGTGCCAGATGACAAGGTGTCCGTACACTTTGGGCCTAGGTGAGCCCAATCTCTCGGGAAAGCCCAGTCTCCTTTACGATGCGGTTTGCAGGCCCAGAGAACTCCACACGCTCCAGGCGACGCCGTTGGAGGGGAACTACGAGAACGTGAACGTTCATGCGGCGCACCAGATCTTGGAATCGTGGATCCGCGTAATGCAGAAGCTTCTAGAACGAATCGCTGGATCAATCGAAGGGAGGAAGTTCGAGAAGGCCGCGAGTGATCTCGACGCGGTGGAGCGGATCTGGAAGCTTCTGGAAGAAGTTATGGATGTTCACATGGCAATGGATCCTAACGATTTCTTGAAACTGATGAAGAGCCAGCTGGCAATGAGGTCGTTGAAAAACGGTTGCATAGGCGAAACGGTGCCGTTTTGTTTCCGGTCGAGGGAGTTGGTTGAGGTGGCGAGGATGTGTAAGGAGCTGAGGGAGAAGGTGCCGGAAGTAGTGGGAGCGGAGGTGGATCCAACGGGAGGGCCGAGGATTCAGGAGGCAGCGATGAGGCTTTACGCGGCGGCGGCGGAGGAGGAGAGGGAGAAGGTGGAGGTGCTGCAAGGGATGCAGGCGGTGGAGAAGGCTATGAAGGGGTTCTTTTATGGATACAAGCAGATGGTGGCGGCGGTTATGGGGAACGTGGAGGCGACTGGGAACCGAGTTGGGATGGGTTGCGAGGGTGGTGACTCACTGACTCAGATATTTATGGAGCCTACTTATTTTCCAAGCTTGGACGCTGCCAAAACTTTCTTAGGGTACTTTTGGGATAACAAtactaacaacaataataacgATCATGGTAAACGTGTTAATAGTTTTGTTGCTGATAGAAGGATTCGATGTTAGAGAAACACTAGCCACGGGTGATGATtgatgaagaacaaggtggTGAAATTCATTGGGTAACAGTTCAATTTTAGATCAATAGTGATACATGAAGCTTAGGGAACgggaaaaaagagaagaaattaTTTATAGTTTTACTTAAAGTTTGATAGAAAGAGGAGTGAGTACAATTTTGTAACGGGTTGTTGTACACTTGTATAATTATATGTTCTGCCAATCTTTGTATAATAAagacatttttttttaagaatgtGTCCATATTTTGTTCATATTATGAGTTATAATTTGTGTTTATTATTGTCATTTACCTCATTACTCTTCTTAATTAGTACTTAATAACTATATCTAAAGAGGATAGCGATGGGAGAGAGTGGCGATGAGTATGTGAGGGCGAAACACGGTAAGGTAGGTAGTCGGTGAAATTGCAGAAACAATAAAAGAGAGAATGAGAGATGGTTTGTGCAAGATGttaaagggagaggggaggaAAGGGGGAGGGTGATTAAGATTGAGAACAATTTTGTACTGATCAATCTCAAAACTAATTGTATTGCGTGTGATTTTTTAGTAACTTATAACTAAGGACGCATCACCTGGTGGGTGATCAACTGATCGTTTAGCAAAAGTTATAGAAAAGCAAGAAGACAGAATTATCGAATGTGATATCTACCAAAAAAGGTAAAATTATCCTTATAACTTCATATAAAGATACTATTGCAATAAAGGTGTTGGAAAAAAAATATGAGTTACACTGTGATCACTAACAAGTTGCGGAGGTTAAAGGGACGTGGGAATAATCATTTTTTAGTGAAGTTTGATTTGGTAAAAGATCGTATAAACATGTTCTTTGGAGGGCCTTGGATGTTACGGGGTTATTATTTAGTAGTGAAGTCTTGGACACCTGAGTTTAGATTCGGTGAAGGGTCATTTGGATTTACCCCCATATGGATACGTATAAACGGCCATAGCATATACGGTACTATGATGAAGATGCAATTATGAGGATATCTGCGGCGATTGGGAATcctattaaaatatatttagcAAAAAAACTAGTTGAAAGAGGAAGGCATGCACGAGCGTGCGTTTTGTTGACCTCGAGGTTCCAGTCATAAGGAAAATCAAGGTTGATGGTGTCTATTTTGATGTTGAGTATGAAAACTTGAGTTATATCTAAGAAGTATAGTTGTTTTGACCACATTGCACATGACTGCGAGAAACCGAGAGCCAAGAAAATGGTAGAGCCAGAGCTATTGCAAGTGGTGGAGCTTGTTCTAGAAACAATGGTGACAGAAAATAATACGAGGTGGAAGGTTTAGTTTTTGAATTTGGAAACCCTAAAAATCTCATACAAAAGCAATATGAGAAGACGACGTTGCATGAAGAGAGTAATTCACATGCAAAGAGTGATGGTTGGACTAGGGCTGAGGGGAGATCAAAGGGCAAATGAGTCAATTTGCATAATGATTCATCCAATCCTAATCATTTGAAAATAGTGGGTCCCACACATTCTGATTCCACCAAAACGTCATTAATGCACACGCCTTCACAACATGTGACGATGAATTATAATGGTGCAATAAAAAATTCTCGTAATGGTGTATTGACAatcaagaataataaaatgGTCTCAACCGCAGGTCAACCTCATGCTACGTTTGTTCCATTAAACGACAAAGATAACCACTACTCCATGCACAAGGATATAGAGAAAAGGAATGGTGCCATGGCAAGTTCTATGCAATCCCGTAACTGATGTGGGTGTGCTGATGGTTAGGGAGTTCTACGCAAATGTTTGGGTGACTTACAAGCATTTCCAAGGCGTGAATCCAGACCCGAAGAAATAGCGCACTATGGTCTGAGGGAGGATCCTCGAGTTTGGTCCGGAGAGAGTGAGGGAGATACTTCAACTGCAACCATCCTGAGACGGCCATCACTCTTACACTCAGAGGGTCAATACTGAGCAAAGACTGGACTAGGTCTTCACAGATATATGCCTCCCCGAAGCACAGTGGAGGAGGGATGGTAGAGGTCAGCCACACCAGCTGGGCAGGCACGATCTGATGGCAATTACTCGGGGATGGTTGGTGTTCATTCAGCGCTCCATCATTCATACAAGTAACAGGTCTGAGGTTACTGTTGACAGAACCGTGATGATTTACAGCATCATGCTCGATAATGAGGTGGAGGTGTATCAGGTGATTCCTCAGGAGTTATATAGAATAGCCGAAAAGGGCTCCACCTCTGCTAGATTGGCCTTCCCCCACCTCATCTTCCGCCTATGTCAGGCCGCCCGAGTCAACATTGATGAGACACCCTTATTGATGGTGACAGACTGAAAGAGGGCTACCTccggtttagaattttatacacaaaaatagtctcgtcgaagtatagatCTATACCAACAAACAACcttcaatcaaagtttaatt
This sequence is a window from Arachis stenosperma cultivar V10309 chromosome 10, arast.V10309.gnm1.PFL2, whole genome shotgun sequence. Protein-coding genes within it:
- the LOC130955866 gene encoding nematode resistance protein-like HSPRO2, coding for MVDLHWKTNMVNSDMSSNPPKLSNPSQSPRGPSLHVPFPTTTDFSPAPPPLCAAYDHYLRLPDLRKLWSHRDFPTWNNEPILKPALQALEISFRFLSTVSSDPRPYANRREWNRKIESLATCQIEIISILCEDEEQDTETRGTAPTANLAESGNRISYSESSLLPRLATWRRSKDAAQRILLTVECQMTRCPYTLGLGEPNLSGKPSLLYDAVCRPRELHTLQATPLEGNYENVNVHAAHQILESWIRVMQKLLERIAGSIEGRKFEKAASDLDAVERIWKLLEEVMDVHMAMDPNDFLKLMKSQLAMRSLKNGCIGETVPFCFRSRELVEVARMCKELREKVPEVVGAEVDPTGGPRIQEAAMRLYAAAAEEEREKVEVLQGMQAVEKAMKGFFYGYKQMVAAVMGNVEATGNRVGMGCEGGDSLTQIFMEPTYFPSLDAAKTFLGYFWDNNTNNNNNDHGKRVNSFVADRRIRC